The DNA sequence GTCGCAGTAAAGATGGCTGAGATTTTAAATTTAAAAGAAGAAGAGGTAATGGAAATAACAACGAAAAACGCAAAGAAAATCTTTATGAAATTTAACACGTAATCAAGGAGAAAAATGAAAATCTTTAGAGTAATAATGCTGTGTCTAGCATGTACGGGGTGGCTTTTTGCGACCGCGGCTAGCAACGACGCAGAGCAAACCCAAAAGATGATATTAAAAGAATTCGACATAGACGCTAAATTTTTACAAAGCTCTCACTACGCTTCTATAAAAAATTCCATCAAGGACGGTAAGAGAAAAGAGTTTACAGACACCGTCAAAAACGGCTACAAACACATCCCGATGCTTCAAAAGATCATAAAAGACTCAGGTATACCGGAGTCGTTTTTATATCTTGCTATGACTGAGTCTGGGTTTTCAAACAACATAGTTTCCAGTAAAAAAGCCATCGGAATTTGGCAGTTTATGGAGTCTACGGCGAAGCTTTACGGCCTTAGAGTCGATAAGTACACCGATGAGCGAAAAGACCCGATGGCAGCTACCGCCGCGGCTACAAAATACCTACAAAGCCTAAAAAACGACTTTGGTAAATGGTATCTTGCGATGATGGCTTATAACTGCGGCGAAGCAAGGCTAAGAGAGGGTATCAGAAAAGCAGGAACTACCGATCTAGCTACATTGCTAGACGATAAAAAAAGCTACATCCCAAAAGAGACGAAAAGATTCGTAAAAAAAATTTTAACTATCGCGCACATAGCCAAAGAGCAGGAAAATTTACTAGCTAAAACACAGGCTCTAAGCGGTACGAATGGCATAGAATTATCAAAAATAGACGTTCCTGGCGGTACAACGCTGATGGAGGTCGGAGACAGCATAGGGCTTAGCCTAAAAAAGATGAAAGAATACAATATGCATCTAAAATTCGTCTATACTCCGCCTACGGAAAAACCTTATTATCTTTATATTCCGTTAAACAAAAAGAAAATGTTTAGCGATAATTTCGAAGTAGCGCAAAATAGAAAATTTGAAATTTATACTGCCAAAGAGAACGATACGCTACTAACTATAGCGGAAAAAACCGGCGTAAATCATAAAATCATAAAAGAGTACAACGACCTTGCCTCAAACGAGATCAAGCCTAACCAAAAGCTAGTCATACCAAGCGAGCAAAACGTCAACTACCTAGCCGAGTACATGGTTAAAAGCGGCGATACGCTCGGAGAGGTTTCGCAGAAATTTGACGTAGCGCTTGAGGATTTAAAAGAAGCTAATACGCTAATGAGCTCAAACAGCTCGATCGGAGCCAAACTTGCCGCAACCGAGTAGGGCTAAATTTATATTTTTTAGCCTATTTTTTGTATTTTTTATGAGCGGCTGTTCGTTTTTAACATCGCCGTTTGGCGGCATCACCGGTAGCGGCGGCTCAAAAAAAAGCGGCAAAATAAATAGCTCAAAGGGCATGCATGAAGCAACCATGCGCCCATACACCATAAACGGTAAAACCTACTATCCAACCGTCGTAAAAGTCGGCGATAGAGCTAGCGGTATAGCCAGCTGGTACGGTCCGGATTTTCACGGTAAAAAGACGTCAAACGGCGAGACTTACGATATGCATGCTATGACGGCGGCGCACAAGACTCTGCCGATGAATACGATGGTGCGCGTAACGAATATAAAAAACGGTAAAAATATCATCGTGCGTATCAACGACCGCGGACCTTTCGTTGCAGGGCGCGTGATAGATCTGTCAAAAACGGGCGCGGTGAAACTTGATGTGTTTAACGCCGGTACGGCTCCGGTTTTGCTAGAGGTCGTCGGCTTTAACGGCAATGTTGGCGGAGCAGCGGTCGTAGCATCCTCGCAGCCTAGCTCAAAACAGCCTAGCTCGCAAAAACCGAGCACTCAGACTAAGTCGCAGCCGCAACAACAGCAGCAACAAACTTTTGTTGGCGGTATTTTCATGGTGCAAATCGGCGCATTTAAAAATTTAAGCGGCGCAAATGCCTTTAAGCAGCAGCACGCAGGACAATACGGCAACGGCGCTTATGATGCCGTTATAAAGTCCTACGAGCTTGACGGCGGTAAAATTTACAGAGTGTTTATAAGCGGCTTTAGGAGCGAAGAAGAAGCAAAAGACTTCATAAGCGCAGGGCACATCTCTGGCGCATTTTTCGTGAGGGAATAAAATGCAAAGAAAGACAAAAGAGACGGATATCAGCCTAGAGCTTGAAATTTACGGTAGCGGGAAAGCTGAGATAAGCACTGGTATAGGATTTTTCGATCACATGCTCGAGGCCTTTTGCAAGCACGCTCTTTTTGATATGAAGCTTGTCTGTAAGGGCGATCTGCACGTGGATTTTCATCATAGCGTAGAAGACGTAGGTATCGTTATCGGGCAGGCTTTGCGCGAGAAAATTTATCCGCTTAGCGGAGTAGAGAGATTTGGCGAGGCGACGGTAGCGATGGACGAGGCGGCGGTAAACTGCGCCCTTGATCTTTCAAACCGTCCGTTTTTGGTATATGAAAGTATAAACGAGGGCAAGGTCGGTGAATTTGATGTAGAGCTGGCGAACGAGTTTTTCCAAGCCCTAGCGTTTAACGCCGCAATCACGCTACATATCGCCAAAATCCGCGGACGAAACTCTCATCATATTTTGGAGGCTAGCTTTAAAGCCTGCGCCGTCGCGCTAAGAAGGGCTCTGGCTAAAAATGCTAGAGTCGGCGTACCTAGCACGAAAGGCGTGCTATGATAGAGATTATAGTTTTAGACGTCGATGGCTGCCTAACCGACGGCAAGATCGTCTATAGCCCAAACGGCGACGAGCTTAAATTTTTTGACGTCAAGGACGGATATGCTATCGAGAGCTGGCTAAAGCTCGGGAAAAAAGTCGCGATCATCACGGGCAGAAGCTCGCCTATCGTCGAAAAAAGAGCGCAGGATCTAAAGATAACGCACGTCTATCAAGGCGTTAGCGATAAGCTTGAAATCGCAAAACAGATACTAGAATTTGAAGGGTTGGAGTTTGAAAATGCCGCAGCTATAGGCGATGATTATAACGACTACAAGCTGCTAAAAAGCGTCGGATGGAGCTTTAAGCCAAAAAACGCGATCAAAGAGCTTGAGGTAAGAACGAAACTAAACTACAAGGGCGGTAACGGCGCGGTGCGCGAGATGATAGAGATACTTATCCGTAGCGAGGGCCTAATGCAAGAGTGGGCTAAACGTTGGTTATAAGGATTTTTTACTTAGTCGTTAGCGTTTTTAGCGTGGCGATGGTTTATTTGGCGATTGAGGAGCCTTATTACAGCGATCTTTTAAGCGGCGGCGAGGTGAGCGCGAGCATGCAGATGAGCGCAGTCACGGACTACGAGATGAACGCCACTGCAGTAAACGCTAGGTATGAAGCCGATACTTGGAATAGATACTCTGAATTTGACGAATTTATCAAATTTAGAGCGGAAATTTTTAAAGATAATAAAGAGCATAATGTGAGCTCCGACAAAGCGTTTTACAATGGTGGACGTATTACACTTAGAGGTAATGCTCGCTACGCAAACAATGAAAATTTAACTTTTGCTTCGGAAGAAGTGATCTATAGCACCGCTACAAAGGTTGCAACATCTGATTCACCCTTTACGATGACGCAAAACGAAGATAAAATAGTCGGTAAAGCCTTGGTTTACGATTTTGAGTTAAAAAAAGCTTATATCAAAAAAGCCTTTGCTTTGATAGAGCAAGATAGAAAAAGATAGGACGAAAAATGATAAAATTTGGGTTTAAAAAAACGGTTTTAGTTTTGGCGCTCGGCGCTTTGCCGCTCTTGGCGGAGCAAGTAGAGATCACCGCAGACGAGTTTTATGCCGACGAAGGCAAGCAAATAAGCGAATTTAAAGGTAATGTAAATATTAAAAAAGGCAAGGATACGCTTACTGCAAATTTAGTAGTGATATATTTTGACAAAAAGCGAAATCCTCTAAAATACGTCGCTTCCGGCAATGCCAAATTTAGAGTATTTATCAAAAATAAAACATACGACGGTAGCGGTAGCGAGCTTATTTACGAGCCTGCGCCGAATTTATATACGATAAACGGCAACGGATTTTTACACGAGATAGAAACCGATAAAAAAGTCTACGGCGAAAAGATCACCGTCAATCAAAACAGCGGCACGTATAACGTAAACAGCGGCAAAAAAGAGCCGGTCAAATTTATATTCCAGGTTGAGGACAAAAAGTGATCCGCGTTTTAAACGCAAAATTTCTCGTTTCGGCGCCCGACATCTCGCTAGCTCCGCCTGCAAATTCGAGCGAAGTGGCGTTTTTGGGGCGCTCAAACGTCGGCAAAAGTAGCCTCATAAACGCCCTGGTTAATCAAAAAGGCCTAGCCAAAAGCAGCTCCACGCCGGGCAAAACGCGCCTAATAAATTTTTTCGAGGTCGAGTATGCGCGCGGTACCAAAAACGAGCAAGGCGAACCAAGCGAGGAGAGGGCAAATTTGACTTTCGTAGATCTGCCGGGCTTTGGATATGCCAAAGTGGCTAAAAGTATGCACGCGCAGTGGAGAAAAAATCTCGACGAATATCTAAAATTTAGAGCCAATATCAAGCTTTTCGTGCATCTCATCGACTCGCGCCAGTTTGATATGCAAATCGATAGGGACGTAAACGACTATTTACAAAGCTTCCTGCGCCCCGATCAAAAAATTTTAAATTTCCTCACCAAATCAGACAAGCTAAATCAAAGCCAAAAAAGCGCGGTTTTAAAGGTCTATCCGGGCGCGCATTTCGTTTCGGCGCTTAAAAAAACGGGCGTAGAAAAGGCAAACGAGCTTATATATATAAACGCGCTGGGGCTGTAATGAAATCAAAAAGCCGCAGGCAAATTTTGGCATTTTTACCATCAAATTTTCTAACTAAATTTACAAATTTAAGCGCCGCCAAGGCCAAATTTATAAATTTAGCTAAAAACCTATAACAATGCGAACGAGTGCGGCGATGCGAAGACTTGGCGCGGAGAAGCGATTTTTAAAGCAGCTTGCTTGGGTTGCTTTTTTAGTATTTTATCAGAGCATAACGACCGTATTTACGTATCTGCCGCCTCTTATCGGGATATTTTTTACTTATATGATCACGCTGACCTTGCAAAAACAAAAGACGCTCAAGGAGTTTGGCAAGGAGTGGTATTTTTGTCTATTTTACCTTACTTTTGCCGAGCAGGCGCACGGCTTTGCGCTCTTTTCGGCGGTGATCGCGTTTATGCTTTTTTATTATTTGATGTCCGACTGGCTCATCGTTACGCTAAAATCAAGAGAGCTTTTGGCGGTCGGATTCGTCGCCAGCGGTTACGTTTGGACTTGCGCGACCAGCTCTTTTATCTCTTATGCGGCAAATTTGCCGATGCTAAAATTTGACTACGAGTATCTGATCTACGTCGGTGTGGAGTCCGTTTTGGCGGTAGTTTTGTTTAGGGGGCGCTTATGAGGATGCGCATAGTTTTTGGCATCATATTTAGCGTCTGGGTGCTTTTGCTGGTGCGCGTTTATTATCTTAGCGTCAAATCAAACGACTTTTACGAAGAGATCGCCGAGCAAAATGCGGTAAAAACGCAGTATTTAGCTCCCGTCAGGGGGCTGATTTTAGACGCCAAAGGCCGTCCTATGGCGGTAAATCGCCTCGGTTTTTCCGTCGCTTTAAAGCCGCACCTGAGCGGCAAGAGGGCGGAAATTTTAGACGCTGAGCTTGCAAATTTGCAAAATTTATTCGAGGACTTAAATGTCACGAAGCTAAAGCGCGAATACGTCAAAGCCGACTCGCCTTATAATCAAGATTTTATTCAGATTATCGATTTTATGGACTACGACAAGATGATACCGCGCATCGCCGAGCTATCGCTACGAGAAAATTTGGAGGTCAAGCCAGCCTCCAAGCGCCACTATCCATACAACAACCTAGCCTCTCACATCATCGGTTACGTCGGTCGCGCAAACCAGCAAGACGTCGAATCCGACCCCGTCGCAAAGCTAACCAATCACACGGGCAGAAGCGGCACGGAGCGCTTTTATAACTCCGTCTTGCAGGGGCAAGAGGGCGTACGAAAGGTAAAAGTAAACGCGCTAAATCAGGAAGTCGAGGAGATATCCGTGAGCTACCCGCAAAGCTCGGACATCTCGCTCACGATCGACCTTGAGATGCAAAAATACATCGAGGAAATTTTCGGCGACAACGCGGGCGTCATCATCGTGATGGACGTGAGAGACGGCTCGATACTGGCTGCGGGCAGCTTCCCCGAGTATGATCTAAACCCGTTCGTTACGGGGTTATCGCAGGCTAAGTGGGACGAGCTCGTTAAAAGTATCGATCATCCATTCACAAACAAGCTCGTAAACGGTCTTTATCCGCCGGGCTCGGTTATCAAAATGGGCGTGGCGATGGCATTTTTAGATACCGGTAAGATGAACCGCTCCGATGGGTATTTTTGCTCGGGCTCATTTGAGCTTGGAGGGCGAAATTTTCGCTGCTGGAACGTCTACGGACACGGTTTTATGGATATGAACTCGGCCATACGAGAGAGCTGCGACGATTATTTTTATAAAGGCAGCTTAAAGGTCGGTATCGACGCTATAACCCCGGTTTTAGAGCGGCTGGGGTTTGGGCAAAAGAGCGGCGTGGATTTGCCTAACGAATTTGTCGGTATCGTGCCCGGACGCGAGTGGAAGATGCAAAAATACGCCCAGCCGTGGTATCAGGGCGAGACGCTGATCACCTCGATCGGACAGGGCAACTTCCTCGTGACGCCGATGCAGGTGGTGCGCTATACGGGTATCCTGGCGACGGGGAAAAATATCGTCCCGCATTTTTTACGTAGCGTAAACGGCGAGGAGATTAAATTTGAGCCTACCGATGATATCCTCACGCCGTTTGAGAAAAAGCAGTTGCCGTATGTCCAAAAGGCGATGTATGAGGTCGTAAATCATAAAAAAGGCACGGCGCATAAATATTTTAAAGAGGCAAAACTCACGCTAGCGGCAAAAACGGGTACCGCGCAGGTTGTGGGCATCTCGCAGGCCGAAAAAAAGCGTATGAAAGAAGAGGACATGGAGTATCTGCGCCGCTCGCACGCATGGGTCACGACCTATGGGCCGTACGAGGAGCCTAGATATGCCGTTACCGTTATCATCGAGCACGGCGGACACGGCGGTCTGGCTGCCGGACCTCTAACGGCTAAAATCTTTAATAAGCTACTAGAAATGGGCTACATCGATCAAAAATACGAAATCACCTCGCTAGCAGATACCGAAGCAGCGCAAAAGAAGAAAAATTAAAATTCCGCGTTTAAATTCGTGGTTAAATGATGTCAAATTTGATCAAATTTCTAAAATTCTAGCGGATTAGTCGAGAAGTAAAATTTGAGTTAAATTTACGAAATCGGCAAGCGGCCGAATTTATCCCTCAAACATCTCCGAAAGCTCGCTTGTGGCGATATTTACTATTTTATTATTTGCGTCTAGTTCGATCAAATTTTGGGTTTTAAATTTCGCTAAAATCCTTGAAAACGTCTCTGGAGTGATGTTTAGGATGGAAGCAATTTTTATGTGTTTTAGCTCGTTAAAAAGATCGGCGTGATTAACGAGAAAGCTCGCGACCTTGGCCTCGGAGTTTAGCACGAGCTCTTGATGTATCAGCTCGCTTGCGATTTTTAGCTTTTGCGAGAGCGATTTGATGATTTGTAGCGATACGCGCGGATTTGATAAAAACTCGGCGTAAAATTTATCGTAGTCGATTTTTAGCACCTCGCCGCCTGTTAAAAATATCGCCGTCGCCGGAAATTTGATATTTTCAAAGTTGGCAAGCTCGGCTACGAAGCTAATCCCGTTAAACTGATGCATAAAAATCTCTTTGCCCTTAGGACCGATTTTATAGAGCTTGAGAGAACCTTTTATAAGGAGGTGGAGCCACTTTGACTCCTCGCCCTCCATAAATAAAAACTCGCCTTTTTTATATTTTTTTAGGATGCTGATATCTTCCAGCCTTTTTAGCTCGGCCTCGTTTAGCTCCTGAAAAAACGGGATTTGCTCTAGCATTTGCGCTCTTATTTATTTTTTAAAAGATCTCTGATTTCGGTTAGAAGCGCTATATCCTCAGGCACCGGCGCAGGCTCTTCTGTTTTTGGCTCTTCTTTTGGTTTTTTGAGCGAATTTATAGCCTTAACTACGCAGAAAATACAAAACGCGATAATCGTAAAATCGACCATCGTTTGTATGAACGAGCCGTAGTTTACGGTTACGGCAGCCGTGTCGCCGACCGCGTCTTTTAGCGTAAATTTTAAATCCGTAAAATTCACGCCGCCCGTTAGTACGCCCACGATAGGCATGATCACGTCGCCGACTAGCGAGCTAACGATCTTGCCAAAAGCCCCTCCGATCACGACGCCCACGGCCATGTCGATGACGTTGCCGCGCATTGCGAATTCTTTAAATTCCTTGATGAAACTCATCTTTTTCCTTTAAATTTTAAAATTAGATATCAATTATATTTATTTTAGCTTCACAAAAGATAAAAAAGCGAGGTTAAATGCCAAAAATGCTATAATCGCCCCAAAAATCAATAAGGAAACAAAAATGTATCGTTTTGCGCCGTCGCCTACAGGCGATATGCATCTGGGAAATTTAAGGGTTGCGATCCTAAACTACGTCTGTTCGCTCCAGGATAAAAGTGGCTTTATCATCCGTATCGAGGATACCGACAAGGAGCGCAATATCCCCGGAAAAGACAAGGAAATTTTAGAAATTTTAGAGCTTTTCGGTATCAAATGGGACACGCTTTATTATCAAAGTAAAAATTTGAAATTTCACCGCGAATTTGCAGCAAAGCTTTTGATAGATAAAAAAGCGTTTTCGTGCTTTTGCACCGAAAGCGAACTGGAGGCTAAAAAAGAAGCCGCCAAGGCTAGAGGCGAAGCCTACCGCTACGACGGCACATGCGAGCATCTAAGCGATAACGAAGTGCTAAATAACCAAAAGCCTTTCGTCGTGCGCATGAAAAAGCCGTTAGGTACGATGAAATTTAAAGACGCTATAAAGGGCGAAATCAGCTTCGAGCCTGAAAACGTCGATAGCTTTGTGATTATGCGGGCTGATTTTACGCCGACATATAACTTCGCCTGCGCGGTCGATGATATGCTAGAGGGCGTAACCTTCGTTATCCGCGGCGAGGATCACGTCAGCAACACGCCAAAGCAAGACCTCATCCGCGAAGGACTAGGCTATACGCAAAAGATAAACTACGCCCACCTGCCTATCATCCTAAACGTCGAGGGCAAAAAAATGAGCAAACGCGAGAACGAAAGTAGCGTAAAATGGCTGCTCTCGCAAGGCTTTATGCCAGAAGCTATCGCAAACTACATCGTCTCGCTAGGCTACAAGGCGCCGGTTGAAATCTTTACGATAGAAGAAGCCGCGCAGTGGTTTGATATCTCGAAAGTTTCGGCGTCTCCGGCTAAATTTGACGTCAAGCAGCTAGAATACATCAACCGCGAACACATCAAAAGAGCAAGCGATGCAAGACTAGCTGCGCTAATTGGTATAAAACCGGAATTTGCCGCGCTTGCTAGATTTTACACGCAAGAAAGCAGCCTACTAACCGAGATAAAAGCCAAGGTCGATGCGATTTTTGCGACCAAATTTATCCCTGATGAGTTTAAGGCGGGTTGCGAGGCTATAAAAACCGCCGCAACTTCGTTAAATTTGAGTGAATTTAGCGAATTTAACGAGCTAAAAAAGGCCCTCATGGATGCCACGGGGCTAAAGGGCAAAGGCTTTTTTATGCCGCTTAGGATTTTGCTCACGGGCGCCGAGCACGGCCCCGAGCTTAGCGAGCTATATCCGCTCATCAAACCGTATCTAAAGGAAATTTTACGATGATATTTTCGGTATTTTTAGAAGCAGTCGGCAGTATCCTGCATATCGTTATCAGCGCCTATACGTGGATCATCATAGGCGCGGCGATCATAAGTTGGGTGCGCCCCGATCCCTATAATCCTATCGTGCAACTGCTCTACCGCCTCACCGAGCCCGTCTATGCCGCCATCCGCCGCGTGATACCGACGGTTTTTGGCGGTATAGATATAGCGCCTATTATCGTGCTTTTGTCGCTTCAGTTTATAGATAGATTTTTTGTAAGGCTCATGTTTGCGTACGCTACTTAAATTTATCCTGCCCGCGATTTTTGCTGTGGCGGCGTTTGGCGGAGTTAAGAGCTTTGAGGAGATAAAAGACGAGCCTAAGGGGCTTGCTAAGGATTACTACTTTTACCGTCTTTTAACCGAAGGCGACTATACTAAGGAACAGGCGCAAATTTTAAGCAAAGACGTCTTTCGCAGAGCGGGCGTACTGGCAAAGAAACTGGCCGAAATTTTGCCGCCCAAAAAAGTAAAAAGCGAGTGCGACGGCGTAAGCGCGAAAAATATCCTAGACGCAAACGTAACCTGCCAAAAACAGCGCCTCAGAGTGCCTTTTATGATGAAGCTAAAAAAGGAAACTAGGCAAAAGCTGGCGGATAAATTTAAAGACTCCGATCCGCTTCTTTATCGCCGCCTTAGCTCGCTAAACGAGAAGCATCCAGAGGATGAATTTGCCAAATTTAACGATACGGACGCGTTTTTGGTTTATTTTAACCAGTCCTCGCACAAGGATAAATTTGATAAGATATTTGACGCAAATTTTATAAATTTGCTCGCGGCTAAAAAGGAGTTTCACGTTCTAGTAAACGATTTAATAATCGATAAAAAATTGGCTAAATTTAGACAAAATTTTCTTGCGATAAAGGAAACCGAGCTCGCGGGCAAGGACGCCTTTATGCTAGGTATAAACGCGGTTTTATTAAATTCTCCAAAAGACGCGGCTAGGTTTTTTACTAGAGCGCAGGCTGCCTTTGATAGGCAAGACCGCAAGGATAACGCAGTGTTTTGGCTGTATCTACTAAGTAAAAATACAATTTATCTTGATAAGTTAAATCAAAGCCGCGACGTAAATATCTATACGCTTTATGCAAACGAACTAACTGGTGCAAGTCCGGCCGCAAACATCGTCTCGCCGACGCCTACGAAAGAAAAGGTAGAGGGCTATGACATAAAAGACCCGTTTTTGTGGCAAAAGACATTTAAAATGATAAAAGAGATGAGTGCCGAGGACTCAGCAAATCACTCTGAAACCTTTAACACCAAAGAGACGCTAGGGCAGTACGCCTACCTGATGGAAAAAGCAAGCGGCTACAAGGATAGCTACTTCGTCATGCCGTTTGCTGATGAGCTAGAGGACGTAAACGCGACTAGAAAAGCGCTACTTTACGCGATCGGCAGGCAAGAAAGCCGCTTTATCCCGGCTGTTATCTCGACCTCTTACGCGCTTGGTATGA is a window from the Campylobacter massiliensis genome containing:
- the yihA gene encoding ribosome biogenesis GTP-binding protein YihA/YsxC, with the translated sequence MIRVLNAKFLVSAPDISLAPPANSSEVAFLGRSNVGKSSLINALVNQKGLAKSSSTPGKTRLINFFEVEYARGTKNEQGEPSEERANLTFVDLPGFGYAKVAKSMHAQWRKNLDEYLKFRANIKLFVHLIDSRQFDMQIDRDVNDYLQSFLRPDQKILNFLTKSDKLNQSQKSAVLKVYPGAHFVSALKKTGVEKANELIYINALGL
- the mscL gene encoding large-conductance mechanosensitive channel protein MscL; this translates as MSFIKEFKEFAMRGNVIDMAVGVVIGGAFGKIVSSLVGDVIMPIVGVLTGGVNFTDLKFTLKDAVGDTAAVTVNYGSFIQTMVDFTIIAFCIFCVVKAINSLKKPKEEPKTEEPAPVPEDIALLTEIRDLLKNK
- a CDS encoding septal ring lytic transglycosylase RlpA family protein, translated to MPQPSRAKFIFFSLFFVFFMSGCSFLTSPFGGITGSGGSKKSGKINSSKGMHEATMRPYTINGKTYYPTVVKVGDRASGIASWYGPDFHGKKTSNGETYDMHAMTAAHKTLPMNTMVRVTNIKNGKNIIVRINDRGPFVAGRVIDLSKTGAVKLDVFNAGTAPVLLEVVGFNGNVGGAAVVASSQPSSKQPSSQKPSTQTKSQPQQQQQQTFVGGIFMVQIGAFKNLSGANAFKQQHAGQYGNGAYDAVIKSYELDGGKIYRVFISGFRSEEEAKDFISAGHISGAFFVRE
- the gltX gene encoding glutamate--tRNA ligase, producing MYRFAPSPTGDMHLGNLRVAILNYVCSLQDKSGFIIRIEDTDKERNIPGKDKEILEILELFGIKWDTLYYQSKNLKFHREFAAKLLIDKKAFSCFCTESELEAKKEAAKARGEAYRYDGTCEHLSDNEVLNNQKPFVVRMKKPLGTMKFKDAIKGEISFEPENVDSFVIMRADFTPTYNFACAVDDMLEGVTFVIRGEDHVSNTPKQDLIREGLGYTQKINYAHLPIILNVEGKKMSKRENESSVKWLLSQGFMPEAIANYIVSLGYKAPVEIFTIEEAAQWFDISKVSASPAKFDVKQLEYINREHIKRASDARLAALIGIKPEFAALARFYTQESSLLTEIKAKVDAIFATKFIPDEFKAGCEAIKTAATSLNLSEFSEFNELKKALMDATGLKGKGFFMPLRILLTGAEHGPELSELYPLIKPYLKEILR
- the mrdA gene encoding penicillin-binding protein 2; amino-acid sequence: MRMRIVFGIIFSVWVLLLVRVYYLSVKSNDFYEEIAEQNAVKTQYLAPVRGLILDAKGRPMAVNRLGFSVALKPHLSGKRAEILDAELANLQNLFEDLNVTKLKREYVKADSPYNQDFIQIIDFMDYDKMIPRIAELSLRENLEVKPASKRHYPYNNLASHIIGYVGRANQQDVESDPVAKLTNHTGRSGTERFYNSVLQGQEGVRKVKVNALNQEVEEISVSYPQSSDISLTIDLEMQKYIEEIFGDNAGVIIVMDVRDGSILAAGSFPEYDLNPFVTGLSQAKWDELVKSIDHPFTNKLVNGLYPPGSVIKMGVAMAFLDTGKMNRSDGYFCSGSFELGGRNFRCWNVYGHGFMDMNSAIRESCDDYFYKGSLKVGIDAITPVLERLGFGQKSGVDLPNEFVGIVPGREWKMQKYAQPWYQGETLITSIGQGNFLVTPMQVVRYTGILATGKNIVPHFLRSVNGEEIKFEPTDDILTPFEKKQLPYVQKAMYEVVNHKKGTAHKYFKEAKLTLAAKTGTAQVVGISQAEKKRMKEEDMEYLRRSHAWVTTYGPYEEPRYAVTVIIEHGGHGGLAAGPLTAKIFNKLLEMGYIDQKYEITSLADTEAAQKKKN
- a CDS encoding Crp/Fnr family transcriptional regulator is translated as MLEQIPFFQELNEAELKRLEDISILKKYKKGEFLFMEGEESKWLHLLIKGSLKLYKIGPKGKEIFMHQFNGISFVAELANFENIKFPATAIFLTGGEVLKIDYDKFYAEFLSNPRVSLQIIKSLSQKLKIASELIHQELVLNSEAKVASFLVNHADLFNELKHIKIASILNITPETFSRILAKFKTQNLIELDANNKIVNIATSELSEMFEG
- a CDS encoding YggT family protein, which codes for MIFSVFLEAVGSILHIVISAYTWIIIGAAIISWVRPDPYNPIVQLLYRLTEPVYAAIRRVIPTVFGGIDIAPIIVLLSLQFIDRFFVRLMFAYAT
- a CDS encoding lytic transglycosylase domain-containing protein, whose protein sequence is MKIFRVIMLCLACTGWLFATAASNDAEQTQKMILKEFDIDAKFLQSSHYASIKNSIKDGKRKEFTDTVKNGYKHIPMLQKIIKDSGIPESFLYLAMTESGFSNNIVSSKKAIGIWQFMESTAKLYGLRVDKYTDERKDPMAATAAATKYLQSLKNDFGKWYLAMMAYNCGEARLREGIRKAGTTDLATLLDDKKSYIPKETKRFVKKILTIAHIAKEQENLLAKTQALSGTNGIELSKIDVPGGTTLMEVGDSIGLSLKKMKEYNMHLKFVYTPPTEKPYYLYIPLNKKKMFSDNFEVAQNRKFEIYTAKENDTLLTIAEKTGVNHKIIKEYNDLASNEIKPNQKLVIPSEQNVNYLAEYMVKSGDTLGEVSQKFDVALEDLKEANTLMSSNSSIGAKLAATE
- the lptA gene encoding lipopolysaccharide transport periplasmic protein LptA, producing the protein MIKFGFKKTVLVLALGALPLLAEQVEITADEFYADEGKQISEFKGNVNIKKGKDTLTANLVVIYFDKKRNPLKYVASGNAKFRVFIKNKTYDGSGSELIYEPAPNLYTINGNGFLHEIETDKKVYGEKITVNQNSGTYNVNSGKKEPVKFIFQVEDKK
- a CDS encoding KdsC family phosphatase produces the protein MIEIIVLDVDGCLTDGKIVYSPNGDELKFFDVKDGYAIESWLKLGKKVAIITGRSSPIVEKRAQDLKITHVYQGVSDKLEIAKQILEFEGLEFENAAAIGDDYNDYKLLKSVGWSFKPKNAIKELEVRTKLNYKGGNGAVREMIEILIRSEGLMQEWAKRWL
- the lptC gene encoding LPS export ABC transporter periplasmic protein LptC, which translates into the protein MVIRIFYLVVSVFSVAMVYLAIEEPYYSDLLSGGEVSASMQMSAVTDYEMNATAVNARYEADTWNRYSEFDEFIKFRAEIFKDNKEHNVSSDKAFYNGGRITLRGNARYANNENLTFASEEVIYSTATKVATSDSPFTMTQNEDKIVGKALVYDFELKKAYIKKAFALIEQDRKR
- the hisB gene encoding imidazoleglycerol-phosphate dehydratase HisB, whose protein sequence is MQRKTKETDISLELEIYGSGKAEISTGIGFFDHMLEAFCKHALFDMKLVCKGDLHVDFHHSVEDVGIVIGQALREKIYPLSGVERFGEATVAMDEAAVNCALDLSNRPFLVYESINEGKVGEFDVELANEFFQALAFNAAITLHIAKIRGRNSHHILEASFKACAVALRRALAKNARVGVPSTKGVL